CCATCGCGGCAGGCGGGGCGGGCGTCCGGGGCCACGGCGACGTTCGAAAGCCAGGGCGCGCCCGGACGACCGAGGCGGCCCTCGGCGCTCACGGCCAGCACGTCCGGGCCGCAGGCGGTGAGGAAGCCGGGCCGCCAGCGGCCGGCGAGCGGTACGGCCCCGCCCGCCTCCAGCCGCCAGACCGTGCCCGCGGAGGTGAGCGCGTAGACCCCGCCCCGGGCGACCTCGATCCAGACCGCCGCAGCGGGCAGCCGCGCCTGCGGCGCCGCGGCCAGCGCCAGCGCGGCCAGCATGGCCCCCGCAAGCGCCCGCCTCACGGCTTCGCGAACACCCCCACCTCGACCGCGCCGGTGTTGCCCCCGCTCGAGCTTCGCACCCGGAAGGTGAAGCGGCGGCCGCGCGCGTTCTCGACCGGGAAGAGGTCCATCCGCTCGGCCCCATCGAGCTCGAAGGGGCCGTAGACCCGGCCCGCTTCGTCCTCGACGACGAAGCTCCGCACCTGGGCGCTCGAGCCCATGGTGCGCGTCCAGAACCCGAAGGCGGCCACCTCGACCTCGCGGGGCAGCTCGACGGTGAGGAAGGCGGCGTCGCCGTCGCCGTCCGACGACCACTCCGTCGCCGGGTCGCCGTCGAGGGCGGCGTTCGCGCCCCAGCGGGCGTCGTTCGCCGCGCCCCCGTAGTTGCTGGAAACGGCGGCCACCCGGGCCCCCAGCCCCAGCCGCGCCAGGTTGAGCGGGGCGGCGGCGGAGGCCCGGGGCGCGGTGAAGCGGTAGGTGCGGCTCGCGAAAAGGCGGCCCGAGGGGTCGCTGCCCTGCAAGCGGTAAGCGTAGCTGCGGCCGGGCTCGAGCCGGCCGAAGGCGATGCGGTGTTCCCGGTGGGCGGCGGCCCCCATGGCCGCGTCGAGGGCCATGCGGCCGAAGCCTTCGTCCTCGCCGTAGACGACGACGCAGGCCAGGTCGATCGTCGTCGCGAGCTCCAGCCAGGCCTGCCCTTCGGGACCGAACCGCACCTCGGGCGGCGCGGCCAGAAAGGGCTCGACGGGTTCGACGACCGGCGGCACGGCGTACGCCGCGCCCAGAAATCCGGCGATCAGGGTCACCACGGATACGAAGCGCATGCCCCAGTACACCCCTTGCGCGCGCCCCGGAAGGTCGCCTGCACGACAAAAGCCCCAGCCGCAGCTGGGGCGTTTGGCGGGCCGCGGAGGACTCGAACCCCCAACCCCCGGTTTTGGAGACCGGTGCTCTGCCAGTTGAGCTAGCGGCCCCTACGCAACGGCGATTCTAGCACGCGCCCCCGAATGGGGCAAGCAAACGGCGGCTAGGACGTGCCCAGGCGGCTGATGCGCTCGATCTCGGCGGCAGCGCTCACCCGCCACCAGTCCGAAGGGGTGCGCGAGCGCAGGCCCCGGTCGCCCAGGTAGGCGCCGAGCCAGGCTCCGGCGAGCGCCCCCATGGTGTCGGTGTCGCCCCCCGCGTTCACCAGGGTGAGGTAGGTCGCCTCGGGGTCTTCGGGATGGCTGAGGAAGACGGCGGCGGCGCTGGGGAACGACTCGAGCACGAAGGCGCCGGTCCGGAAGTGCTCGAACGCCTCCTGCGGCCGCCCCAGGAAACCCTCCACCTCCTGCAGGAGCCCCGCCAGCGTCACGCTCCGGCGCTTGCGGTGCCGGCTCGCCAGCGGACGCTCCAACCCTTCCACCGCCGCCGCCAGCCAAGCCAGCACCTCCGCGTCCGCCGGACCCCCGCGCGCCAGCCAGCCGACCCAGAGCGCATGGACGATCGAGCTGGCCACGGCGCTGGGGTCGCGGTGCGTCACCAGGGCCTGCAGGAAGGCCGCCCGGCGGATCGCGTCCGGGGACTCGCAGAACAACCCCGCCGGGGCGGCGCGCATGGCCGCTCCGTTTCCCGCGGACGCGCTCCCGGCCAGCCACCAAGCCGCGCCGCGGCCCAGCCGCTCCAGGGCCTGACGGGTGGCCCATCCCGCCGCCACCAGCTCCGGCTCCGCATCCAGGAAACGCCGCACCAGGTCCTCGGGGTCGAGGGTGCCGCGCTCGAGCAAGCTCGTCGCGACCGCCAGGGTGAGCTGCGTATCGTCGGTAACCGTGCCCGCGGGGCGTCCGTTGTGCGGCCGCAAACGGCGCACCGGGCCCGCGGCCCCGTCGGCGCCCGGACGCCCCTCGACCGGGGCGCCCAAAGCGTCGCCGATGGCGACGCCGAACAGCGTCCCGCGCACCCGGCCCACCGTCAGCGGCCGGGGATCAAACGGCCAGGTGAGCGGTCGCTCGAAGGCTTCCAGGTTCCAACCCTCCGCCTCGAGCGCCCGGCGCACCTGCGGCCAGGCGGTTTCCACGTCCCCAATTTTACGCGGAGCCGCGGTCCAATTGTTGGCTGAGCACGCTTTGGACCTGCTTCGGGTCGGCCCGCCCTTCGCTCGCGCGCATCACCCGGCCGACGAAGAAGCCCATCAGTCCGCGCTTGCCCGCGCGGTAGGCTGCCACCTCGTCCGGGTGGGCCGCCAGCACCTCGTGCACCAGCTCCGCGAGCGCCTCCGCGGACAGCCGGTCCGCGGCCCGCGCCCGCGCCCGCTCGAGCGGGTCGCCCCCGCGCGCGAGCGCCTCCTCGAGGGCCTGCTTGGCCACGCTGCGGTCGAAGGCGCCCTTCTCCAGCTCGGCCAGCAGCGCCATCAGCGCCTGCGGCTCGACCCCCGCCTCGCCGGCCCGGATGGCCTTGCCCAGCACGTGCACCACCCAGGGCGCGGCCAGCGCCGGGGGGCCGTAGGCCGAGCAGTCCTCCAGGTAGGTGCGCAGCCGCTCGTCCCGCGCGATCTGCAGCGCCTCGGCCTCGCCCACGCCCAGGTGCCGGCAGCGCTCGTAGACCTCGCGCGCCTCGGGCGCGAGCGCCGCCACCTTGTCCTCGGGTTCGGCCTTCTTTTCGGGCCTGGGCTCGGGCCTGGCCTCCTGCTTTTGCGCACCTGCCTTCTTCCAGGTGTCCTTGAGGGTGATGATGCGGTTGAAGACCGGCTTCTCCCCGCGGCCCCGCTCCGGGTCGCGCCAGAAGTAGCCCAGCCGCTCGAACTGGTAGCGGGTATCGGGGTCGTCGGTGGCCACGCTCGGCTCCACGTAGCCCTGCAAGACCTTGAGCGAGTCGGGGTTGTAGTGGTCGAGGAAGCTGCCCTCGCCGGCGTCGGGGAAGGGCACCTTGAAGAGCCGGTCGTAGAGGCGGAACTCGGCCGCCAGCGCTTCGGCCGCCGCCACCCAGTGGACCGCCCCCTTCACCTTAACGCCCTCGGGGTTCTTGCCCAGGGTGTCCGGCAGGTAGACCCCGCGCAGCGCCACCACCTCGCCGGCGTCGTTCGTGACCGCCTCGTCGATGCGCACCACGTAGGCGTGGCGTAGGCGGGTGTGACCGCCGACGACGAGCCGCTTCCAGCCCTTGGGGGGCTCGAGCGCGAAGTCGGAACGCTCCACCCACAGCTCGCGCCCGAAGGGCACCTTGCGGCTGCCCGGCCTGCCCACGTCGGGCGGGAAGTAGGGGGCTTCCAGCTCCTCCAGCTTGCCTTCGGGGTAGTTGGTGAGCACCAGCTTGAGCGGTTCGGTCACCGCCATCACCCGCGGGGCGATGGGGTTGAGGTCGTCGCGGATGGCCCACTCCAGTAAGGCGATGTCCACGGTGCGGTCGGTGCGGCTGATGCCCACCTTGCGGGCGAAGGCGATGAGCGCCTGGGGCCGCACCCCGCGCCGGCGCAGGCCCGCCAGCGTGGGCAGGCGCGGGTCGTCCCAGCCGTCCACCAGGCCGCGCTCGACCAGCTGGATCAGCTTGCGCTTGCTGACCACGGTGTACTCGAGGCTGCGGCGGCCGAACTCGATCTGCTTCGGCCGCGGCCACTCGGGCAGGCCGCACTTGCCGGCCAGGTTCTCCACCAGCCAGTCGTAGACCGCCCGGTTGTCGATGAACTCCGAGGAGCACAGCGAGTGGGTGACGCCCTCGATGTAGTCGGAAAGCGGGTGGGCGAAGTCGTACATCGGGTAGACCTTCCAACGGTCACCCGTGCGGTAGTGCTCGGCCTTGAGGATGCGGTAGAGGATGGGGTCACGCAGCTTCATGTTGGGCGCGCTCATGTCGATCTTGGCCCGGAGCACGTGCGCCCCCTCCTCGAACTCCCCCGCCGCCATGCGGCGGAACAAATCGAGGTTTTCTTCCACCGAGCGCTCGCGGTAGGGGCTGGGCCGGCCCGGCTTTTCCACCGTTCCCCGGTACTCGCGGATCTCCTCTTCGCTCAGCGAGTCGACGTAGGCCTTGCCCTCCTTGATGAGCTGCTCGGCCAGCTCGTAGAGGCGGTCGAAGTAGTCGGAGGCGAAGTAGAAGTGCTCGCCCCAGTCCCACCCCAGCCAGGCCATGTCGCGCTTGATGGCCTCGACGTAGCGCATCTCCTCGGTGAGCGGGTTGGTGTCGTCCATGCGCAGGTGGCAGCGCCCCCGGTAGTCGCGGGCGATGCCGCAGTCAATGAAGCTGGCGATGGCGTGGCCGATGTGAGGAAAACCGTTGGGCTCGGGGGGAAAGCGGGTGACGATCTCGTCGTACTTCCCCGAGCGCAGGTCTTCGTCGATGATCTCGGTGATGAAGTTGGGGGGCACCAGACGCCCAGCGTCCGGGGGGATGCGCGAAGCCGGCATGCGCTTATGTTAACGGCTGCGGGGCACGGGCGCAGGTGGAGGGGGTGGAGCAGGCGACGCAGTACGTGGCGACGAGGAAGCTCGTGGCCTGTAGCCCGTAGCCTGTGGCGGGCCCGTCAGCGGCAACCGAATCTCGGCTTCCCGCCCGGCATGGACCCCGGATCAAGTCCGGGGCAGGCCCTGAATCTAGTTCAGGGCGGGCTCCCGGGTCTCATTCGCTAACAGCTCGCTCGCCGGGGGATACAGGAAAGGCAGGATGTAGGGGGTGGGATGTGGGAGGTGGAGTTCATTTTTCAGAAGCACACGAAGGGGCTTGGACACAACACATCAGAACACGAAGTTGAGTCTTCCTACCACCTACCCCCTACACCCCACACCCCACATCCCGGCGAAGCCGACCCATCGGGCCCATGCCGCGCCCGAACGCCACGATTTGGTCGCCGCGAAAACAAAACGCCCTCCCCCTTGGGGAGGGCCGGGGAGGGGGTTGTGGGTGTTATGAAGCCGAACGTTCACCATCCGAACCATGACCCGCCCACATCCCACCCCCTACACCCCACATCCGGCATTCCAGCAAACAACCCCCCTCTGGCGGCTACGCCGCCATCTCCCCCAAGGGGGAGGCTTTAAAGTCGGCCGTCAAACAAACCGCAGCGTTCACCATGCTTTAAGCTCTGGATCCCCCGCTTTCGCGGGGGCAGGTCCAGCTCGCGCAGGCCAAGGGCCTGCTTGGCTGGAATGACGAATTACTCGCTGCGAAATAAACCTCCCTCCCCTGGGGGAGGGTCAGGGTGGGGTGATGCAAGAGTCGAAGATTGGCCTTCCGCCCCGCGGCAAGTCTACGTCCCGTACCCAAATAAACCGCATGGGGGCGGCCACGCCGCCCCCAAAGGCGCGAATGGAACCCGATCTAGCCGCACTTCGAATAGCCGCAGACCTCGCAGGTCAGGCAGCCGTCCTCCACCTTCAGCGGCGCGCCGCACTCGGGGCAGGCGTTCGCGCTGTTGCCCGGGCCCGTGGGCACCTGCACCTTGGGCGGCTCCTGGGCCACCGGCGCCGCCTCCGCGTCCGCCTCGGCGCCCTCCGGGAAATGGGGGATGGACTCGAGCGCCACCGCGATCAGGTCGGCCTTGCTGGCCACGAAGCGCTTGTGGTAGTTGCCGTAGAGCCCGCCGTTGATGCCGCGCAGGGTCTTGACGATGGCCTCGGGCGGCACCCCGTACTGGAGCGCGATGCTGACCACGCGGCCCAGCGCCTCGCTGTCGGCGTTGGCCTCATCGCCCGCCTTCCCCGAGGTGATGATGACCTCGATGGGGTGCCCCCCGGCCATGTTGACGGTGACCAGGTAGGAGTGGCGCGACCCCTCCGAACTGGTGAGCTTGACCATGTCGGTGAAGCCGAAGAGGCGGGCGGGGCGTTCGTGCACCGGCTTGCCGGGGCGCGCCGCGGGGGCCTCGGCCGCGGGTTCCGAGGGGTCGGGGGCGGCCGCCGGCGCGGCGTCGTCCTCCGTTTCCTCCTCCTTCGTCACCGAAAGCACCTGGTAGTCGCGGCTGCCGTCACGGTAAACGGTGACCCCCTTGCAACCGGTGCGGTAGGCCTCGGTGTAGGCCGCTTCCACGTCCTCGACGCTCGCCTCGTGGGGCAGGTTGATCGTCTTGGAAAGCGAGTTGCCCACGTAACCCTCGGCATCGAAGGCGCGCTGGACCACGCCCTGCATGCGCACGTGGTCGAGCGGGCTGACGTCGTGGGCGCACTTGAAGACGGCGCGGATGGACTCGGGCACGACCTCGAGCCCCTGCACCGAGCCGTGGTTCTCCTGGATGGCGGCGATGAGCTTGTCCCAGTCCCAGGTGCCGTCCTTCTCCCAGTCGGGGTGGGGCGGGTGCTGCTCCATCAGCTCCTGGAAGAGCGGGTGCACCAGCGGCTTGTACTCGCCGCCGATGCGGCGCCAGACGAAGGGGCTGAAGACCGGCTCGATGCCGCTGGAGACGCCCATGAGCATGCTCGTCGTGCCCGTGGGGGCCACGGTGAGCACGGCCAGGTTGCGCCGCGGCTTGATGCCCATGCGGCCAAAGTATTCGGCCTCTTCCTCGTAGAGCGGGAAGACGCCGCGCTCGGCGCCCAGCGCCTCCGAGGCCGCCAGGGCCTCCTCGCGCATCACCGACATGATCTTCCACACCGCCTCGCGCGCGGCTTCGGAGTCGTAGGGCAGGCCCATCTTGATGAGCGCGTCGGCCAACCCCATCACCCCGAGCCCCAGGCGGCGGAGCTGCTGGCTGGCCTCGCGGTTGTCCTCGAGGGCAAAGACGTTGACGTCGAGCACGTTGTCGAGAAAGCGCACCGCCGTGCGCACGTCGCGCCGGAAGGCCTCGTAGTCGAAGGCGCCGTCTTCGACGTAGGCCGCCAGGTTGAGCGCGCCCAGGTCGCAGGGCTCGCCCACGGTGAGCGGGATCTCGCCGCAGGGGTTGGTGGCGCGGATCTGCCACCGCTCGCCCAACCCCTTGAGGGCCGACTTCTCGTTGACGCGGTCGATGAAGATGAGCCCCGGCTCCCCGGTGGCCCAGGCGTGCCAGGCCACCTCGTGCCAGATCCAGCGCGCGGGCACGCCGCCCTCGTAGACCGGGACCGGCCGGGCGCCGTCCTCGGCCACGCCCAGCTCGGGCCACTCGCCGGTGTAGGCCCCCTCGACGGGCTGCAGGTAGTACTTGCCCGGGACCGGGCGCAGGCGCACCGGCCAGAGCTCGTCCTTTTCCAACGCCTCCACGAAGGCGTCGGTGGCCAGGATCGAGATGTTGAAGGTGGAGATGTCGCCCTCGGCCGCCTCGCGGTCGAGGTCCTTGGCGGTGAGAAAGTCGAGCACGTCAGGGTGGGCCACGTCGATCGTGGCCATGCCCGCGCCGCGCCGGGTGCCGCCCTGCCGCACCACGCGCAGGACGGGGGCGTAGACGTAGCGCAGCGTGGCCACCGGACCGGCGTCGGGGCCGCCGCGGTTGGCCCACTCGAGGAAGTTGTCGTAGATCTCGAGCAGGTAGCTGACCGGCCCGCTGGCGGTGCCGCCCGAGCTCTTGACCTCGGCCCCTTCGTGCCGCAGCTGACTGAAGTCCACCCGCGGCTCCTCGCCCGCGAGCGCCAGCCGCGCCGCTTCGGCCGCGGCGTCCATGATGCCGCCCATGTCGTCGCGGACCACGATGACGTCGTCGGGCCGCACGGGCACGGTCAGCACGCCGTGGCGGCGCGCCAAGGCGGTGAGCTCGGGCCCCAGGTCGCCGTAGATGACCCGCGTCCAGTTGCGCACCGGATGGGGCACCTTGTCGCCGTCGGGGTTGTTGGAAGGCCGCATCAAGCCGCGGATGAAGTCCTCGACGTCGCGGTGGGCGGCGTCCATGTAGGCGATGCCGCGCACCACCCCCACGGGCCTTTCCCGGTACACGTAGGGGTCCAGGTTCACGCCGTTTCCGCCGCCCACCTTGGTTACCAGGGCCAGCTTCTTGGCGACCTCCATGATGCCCTCGAAGCTCGCGGGCGGGTGCGCCGTCGCCCCCTGCACGAAGCAGTTGAGGACGTTGCCGTGCGCGGTGCCGGCGCCCGCGAGGACGCGGCCGCCCGGGCAGAAGCGCTTGGTGGCCATCAGCTCGTAGAAGGTGTCGGCCCAGCCGCTGCGGGTGGCCTCGTCCTCCGGCAGCGCCACCCAGTCGGCGACGCGGCGGAAGATGCCGAAGACGTCGCCGTCCCCGGGCTGCAAGTACTGGCGTTCGGCAATGGCTTTGGCGTGCTCGTCAAAGATGGATGTGTTCATGCGTGCGAACCCCTCGTATGCAACAAAGAACGAAACGTTTTAACCCCGATTTAACACAACATCTGGTTGTGTACGCTGACCAATATACCACTCGTTGGGGGTGCGGGGGCGGTTCTGCGCACCTATTGGAGCGGCGCCCAGACCTCCAGCGTCCACGGGGGCAGTTCCGCCCCGCGCAGACGGCCTCCGCGGCAGTCGAGCCGACCTTCGTGCAGCAGGCCCCGGAAACGGGCGTGCGGGGCCGGGCAGGGCAGGTCCAGCGTCCAGGTCCGGGCGTCGGCGTTGACCGTCACCCGGTACCGTCCCCGCGCGAAGGCCGCCCGGGCCCCCTCGGCCCACCAGGCCTCGAACCCGCCGCCGCGCAGGTCGTCGTGCTCCCCGCGCAACTTCAGGACGGCGCGGACCCGGTCGCGCACCTCGTGGTTCCAGCGCTCGGGGTGGCCCCAGGGGAAAGCCCGGCGGTTGTCGGGGTCGTGGACGCCCGGGAGGCCGATCTCGTCGCCGTAGTACAGGTTGGGCGCCCCCGGCAGGACGGCGAGGAGCTCGAGCGCCAGCGCCGCACGGCCGGCGTGGTCGCGCATCATCGTGTACAGGCGGGGGGTGTCGTGGCTGGTCAGCAGGTTGAGCTGGGCCCGGACAACCGCCTCGGGGTACCGCCCCAGCACCTCGGCCACCCGCTCCACCCAAGCGGGGGCGTCCAGCGCGGGCACGGCCCCCAGGCCGCTGCGGGCCGCCAGGTCGCGGTCGAAGGCTTCGCCGCCGACGAAGCCCAGCACCGCCCGGCCCAAGGGGTAGTTCATCACCCCGTCGAAGGGGCCCGCAGGCGCCACCCAGTCGGGGGCCTCGTGCCAGATCTCGCCCACCAGGTAGGCCTCCGGGTTCGCCCCCTTGACCCGCTCGCGGAACGCCGACCAGAACTTCATGTCGGCGATCTCCTCGGGCACGTCGAGCCTCCAGCCGTCGGCGCCGAAGCGGATCCAGTACTCGGCCACGTCGAGCAGGTAGTCCCGCACCGCGGGCGTTTCGGTGCGCAGCTTGGGCAGCTCGGGGTTGTCCCACCAGGCGGAGTAGTTGGGCCGGCCGCCGTAGGCGTGCAGGGGGAAGCCCTTCACGTGGTACCAGTCGCGGTAAGGGCTCGCGGGGCCGTTCTCGAGCAGGTGCTGGAACGCGAAGAACCCCCGCCCGGTGTGGTTGAAGACGCCGTCGAGGATCACCCGCAGACCGCGCGCGTGGGCCGCATCAAGCAGGTGCCGCAGCGCCGCGTCCCCGCCCAGGATGGGATCGACGCGGAAGTAGTCGCTGGTGTGGTAGCGGTGGTTGGCGCTCGAGGCGAAGACGGGGTTGAGGTAGATCGCGTTCACCCCCAGCTCGACGAGGTAGTCGAGCTTCTCGGCCACGCCCCAGAGGTCGCCCCCCTTGAACCCGCGGACGGTGGGCGGGCCGTCCCAGGGCTCGTAGGCGTCCGCGGGCCGCGGATGCGCGGCCGGCCGGCCGGAGCGGTAAAAACGGTCCGGGAAGATCTGGTAGAAGGCGGCGTCGGTGACCCAGTCCGGTGGCTTCATCGTGCACCATGCTACCCCCAAGCCACGGGTCGCTGCGCGGTTGCATAACCCCCGTTATCCATGCAATATTCAGGGGTACGCGCTTCCAGCGCGGCTAGGGGGAGACGGTGCGAGGAGACCTGTTCGTCATGACCGGCGCTTCGGGGGTGGGGAAGGGTACGCTGCGTGCCCGCCTGATGGAGCGCGTCAAGCTGCACTACTCGATCTCGATGACGACGCGCCCGCCGCGCGAGGGCGAACGCCACGGGATCGACTACTGGTTCGTCGACGAGGCCACCTTCGAGCGCACGAAGCGCGAAGGCGGGTTCCTCGAGTACGCCACCTACGTGGACCACAGCTACGGCACGCCCCGCGCGCCGGTGGAACGGGCGCTCGAGCGCGGCGAGGACGTGCTGCTCGAGATCGAGGTGCA
This genomic stretch from Oceanithermus profundus DSM 14977 harbors:
- a CDS encoding discoidin domain-containing protein → MRFVSVVTLIAGFLGAAYAVPPVVEPVEPFLAAPPEVRFGPEGQAWLELATTIDLACVVVYGEDEGFGRMALDAAMGAAAHREHRIAFGRLEPGRSYAYRLQGSDPSGRLFASRTYRFTAPRASAAAPLNLARLGLGARVAAVSSNYGGAANDARWGANAALDGDPATEWSSDGDGDAAFLTVELPREVEVAAFGFWTRTMGSSAQVRSFVVEDEAGRVYGPFELDGAERMDLFPVENARGRRFTFRVRSSSGGNTGAVEVGVFAKP
- a CDS encoding ADP-ribosylglycohydrolase family protein encodes the protein METAWPQVRRALEAEGWNLEAFERPLTWPFDPRPLTVGRVRGTLFGVAIGDALGAPVEGRPGADGAAGPVRRLRPHNGRPAGTVTDDTQLTLAVATSLLERGTLDPEDLVRRFLDAEPELVAAGWATRQALERLGRGAAWWLAGSASAGNGAAMRAAPAGLFCESPDAIRRAAFLQALVTHRDPSAVASSIVHALWVGWLARGGPADAEVLAWLAAAVEGLERPLASRHRKRRSVTLAGLLQEVEGFLGRPQEAFEHFRTGAFVLESFPSAAAVFLSHPEDPEATYLTLVNAGGDTDTMGALAGAWLGAYLGDRGLRSRTPSDWWRVSAAAEIERISRLGTS
- a CDS encoding glutamine--tRNA ligase/YqeY domain fusion protein, which translates into the protein MPASRIPPDAGRLVPPNFITEIIDEDLRSGKYDEIVTRFPPEPNGFPHIGHAIASFIDCGIARDYRGRCHLRMDDTNPLTEEMRYVEAIKRDMAWLGWDWGEHFYFASDYFDRLYELAEQLIKEGKAYVDSLSEEEIREYRGTVEKPGRPSPYRERSVEENLDLFRRMAAGEFEEGAHVLRAKIDMSAPNMKLRDPILYRILKAEHYRTGDRWKVYPMYDFAHPLSDYIEGVTHSLCSSEFIDNRAVYDWLVENLAGKCGLPEWPRPKQIEFGRRSLEYTVVSKRKLIQLVERGLVDGWDDPRLPTLAGLRRRGVRPQALIAFARKVGISRTDRTVDIALLEWAIRDDLNPIAPRVMAVTEPLKLVLTNYPEGKLEELEAPYFPPDVGRPGSRKVPFGRELWVERSDFALEPPKGWKRLVVGGHTRLRHAYVVRIDEAVTNDAGEVVALRGVYLPDTLGKNPEGVKVKGAVHWVAAAEALAAEFRLYDRLFKVPFPDAGEGSFLDHYNPDSLKVLQGYVEPSVATDDPDTRYQFERLGYFWRDPERGRGEKPVFNRIITLKDTWKKAGAQKQEARPEPRPEKKAEPEDKVAALAPEAREVYERCRHLGVGEAEALQIARDERLRTYLEDCSAYGPPALAAPWVVHVLGKAIRAGEAGVEPQALMALLAELEKGAFDRSVAKQALEEALARGGDPLERARARAADRLSAEALAELVHEVLAAHPDEVAAYRAGKRGLMGFFVGRVMRASEGRADPKQVQSVLSQQLDRGSA
- a CDS encoding adenosylcobalamin-dependent ribonucleoside-diphosphate reductase, encoding MNTSIFDEHAKAIAERQYLQPGDGDVFGIFRRVADWVALPEDEATRSGWADTFYELMATKRFCPGGRVLAGAGTAHGNVLNCFVQGATAHPPASFEGIMEVAKKLALVTKVGGGNGVNLDPYVYRERPVGVVRGIAYMDAAHRDVEDFIRGLMRPSNNPDGDKVPHPVRNWTRVIYGDLGPELTALARRHGVLTVPVRPDDVIVVRDDMGGIMDAAAEAARLALAGEEPRVDFSQLRHEGAEVKSSGGTASGPVSYLLEIYDNFLEWANRGGPDAGPVATLRYVYAPVLRVVRQGGTRRGAGMATIDVAHPDVLDFLTAKDLDREAAEGDISTFNISILATDAFVEALEKDELWPVRLRPVPGKYYLQPVEGAYTGEWPELGVAEDGARPVPVYEGGVPARWIWHEVAWHAWATGEPGLIFIDRVNEKSALKGLGERWQIRATNPCGEIPLTVGEPCDLGALNLAAYVEDGAFDYEAFRRDVRTAVRFLDNVLDVNVFALEDNREASQQLRRLGLGVMGLADALIKMGLPYDSEAAREAVWKIMSVMREEALAASEALGAERGVFPLYEEEAEYFGRMGIKPRRNLAVLTVAPTGTTSMLMGVSSGIEPVFSPFVWRRIGGEYKPLVHPLFQELMEQHPPHPDWEKDGTWDWDKLIAAIQENHGSVQGLEVVPESIRAVFKCAHDVSPLDHVRMQGVVQRAFDAEGYVGNSLSKTINLPHEASVEDVEAAYTEAYRTGCKGVTVYRDGSRDYQVLSVTKEEETEDDAAPAAAPDPSEPAAEAPAARPGKPVHERPARLFGFTDMVKLTSSEGSRHSYLVTVNMAGGHPIEVIITSGKAGDEANADSEALGRVVSIALQYGVPPEAIVKTLRGINGGLYGNYHKRFVASKADLIAVALESIPHFPEGAEADAEAAPVAQEPPKVQVPTGPGNSANACPECGAPLKVEDGCLTCEVCGYSKCG
- a CDS encoding glycoside hydrolase family 13 protein, which gives rise to MKPPDWVTDAAFYQIFPDRFYRSGRPAAHPRPADAYEPWDGPPTVRGFKGGDLWGVAEKLDYLVELGVNAIYLNPVFASSANHRYHTSDYFRVDPILGGDAALRHLLDAAHARGLRVILDGVFNHTGRGFFAFQHLLENGPASPYRDWYHVKGFPLHAYGGRPNYSAWWDNPELPKLRTETPAVRDYLLDVAEYWIRFGADGWRLDVPEEIADMKFWSAFRERVKGANPEAYLVGEIWHEAPDWVAPAGPFDGVMNYPLGRAVLGFVGGEAFDRDLAARSGLGAVPALDAPAWVERVAEVLGRYPEAVVRAQLNLLTSHDTPRLYTMMRDHAGRAALALELLAVLPGAPNLYYGDEIGLPGVHDPDNRRAFPWGHPERWNHEVRDRVRAVLKLRGEHDDLRGGGFEAWWAEGARAAFARGRYRVTVNADARTWTLDLPCPAPHARFRGLLHEGRLDCRGGRLRGAELPPWTLEVWAPLQ